In Acinetobacter pittii, one genomic interval encodes:
- the sxtP gene encoding multidrug efflux MFS transporter SxtP, producing the protein MSSSSTPSTLSTETTSVLSREWIHKGTKAYKHAGFALFLVGFASFSLIYCVQPLLPAFSQSFQISPASSSLALSLTTAFLAISIVLSSAFSQAIGRRGVIFTSMLCAAILNIVSMLTPNWHSLLMARALEGLLLGGVPAVTMAWIAEEIAPEHLGKTMGLYIAGTAFGGMMGRVGMGILIEYFSWRTALGLLGAICFICSIAFVNLLPASRNFVQKKGLNLGFHMQMWRTHLTNTKLLRLFAIGFLLTSVFVTLFNYATFRLSGTPYSLSQTQISLIFLSYSFGMVSSSLAGSLAERFGKKTMMMSGFALMIVGSLMTLLTSLFGIIIGIAFITTGFFITHSLTSSSVGAESKQAKAHASSLYLLFYYMGSSIVGSAGGWFWLHGGWNAIVALTVVLSLFGIFLAVYTTHAKAH; encoded by the coding sequence ATGAGCTCTTCATCTACACCCAGTACCTTAAGTACTGAGACGACTTCTGTTCTGTCCCGCGAGTGGATTCACAAAGGCACTAAAGCCTATAAGCATGCAGGATTTGCTTTATTCCTCGTAGGTTTTGCCAGCTTTTCACTAATTTACTGTGTACAGCCGCTGTTGCCTGCATTTAGTCAAAGTTTCCAAATTAGCCCTGCAAGTAGTTCTTTAGCCCTGTCATTAACAACGGCCTTTTTAGCCATTTCAATTGTGCTATCAAGTGCCTTTTCACAAGCGATTGGCCGTCGTGGCGTGATCTTTACATCCATGTTATGTGCCGCAATTTTAAATATTGTCTCAATGCTTACACCGAACTGGCACAGTTTATTGATGGCACGTGCTTTAGAAGGTTTGCTGCTTGGTGGTGTACCCGCAGTCACTATGGCGTGGATTGCCGAAGAAATTGCTCCTGAACACTTGGGTAAAACCATGGGTTTATATATTGCAGGTACGGCTTTTGGTGGCATGATGGGCCGTGTCGGCATGGGTATTTTAATTGAGTATTTTTCATGGCGCACAGCTTTAGGTTTACTTGGAGCAATCTGTTTTATTTGCTCAATCGCCTTCGTCAATCTACTGCCAGCCTCACGTAATTTTGTACAGAAAAAAGGGCTAAATTTAGGGTTTCACATGCAAATGTGGCGTACCCATTTAACCAATACAAAACTATTACGTCTGTTTGCCATTGGGTTCTTGCTCACTAGTGTATTTGTGACCTTGTTTAACTACGCGACTTTCCGTTTAAGTGGAACGCCTTATTCACTCAGTCAGACGCAAATTAGCCTTATTTTCTTGTCGTATAGCTTCGGTATGGTGTCTTCATCATTGGCAGGTAGCTTAGCCGAGCGTTTCGGTAAAAAAACCATGATGATGAGTGGCTTTGCCCTCATGATTGTGGGTAGCCTCATGACCCTACTCACCTCTCTTTTCGGCATTATTATTGGCATTGCATTTATTACTACGGGTTTCTTTATTACCCACTCGCTTACGAGTAGTTCTGTAGGTGCTGAAAGTAAACAAGCTAAAGCCCACGCCAGTTCGCTCTACTTACTTTTTTACTATATGGGTTCAAGTATTGTCGGCTCAGCGGGCGGTTGGTTTTGGCTACACGGCGGATGGAATGCAATTGTAGCTTTAACCGTCGTACTTTCATTATTTGGAATATTTTTAGCGGTTTATACCACACACGCGAAAGCGCATTAA
- the sxtR gene encoding multidrug efflux pump transcriptional activator SxtR: MELRHIRYFLAVAEEKNFTKAAHRLNMSQPPLSMQIRDLEEELGADLFIRSPHGVELTEAGLAFLNAIQPVQQRVEDAANLVKQVANGEVGQLRLGFTGTSMLNPLIPKCVRYFQQQYPKVNLKLEEANTLLLIDLLLEDRLDVAIIRSPRNIPDSLIIQELLAEPLIAALPSESFQLDDASPEIDLTALRELDFIVSPPSISAGLFDAIKQACHERGFEPKIGQNAPQIVSILSLVSANLGVSLVPESTKQLQIQGVAYRSLKAPVPTVGLGLAYKKHAPSQMAINFASVVQVACHHAEEYQ, encoded by the coding sequence ATGGAACTCAGGCATATACGCTACTTTTTAGCGGTAGCAGAAGAAAAAAACTTTACCAAAGCGGCGCATCGTTTAAACATGAGCCAGCCACCTTTAAGTATGCAAATAAGAGACTTAGAAGAAGAGCTGGGTGCAGATTTATTTATTCGATCTCCGCATGGGGTGGAGCTAACTGAAGCTGGGCTTGCCTTTTTAAATGCCATTCAGCCTGTACAGCAGCGTGTAGAAGATGCAGCGAACCTTGTTAAACAAGTGGCAAATGGCGAAGTCGGCCAACTACGTTTAGGCTTTACAGGGACTTCAATGTTGAACCCTTTAATTCCTAAATGCGTTCGCTATTTTCAGCAGCAATATCCGAAAGTGAATTTAAAGCTTGAAGAAGCCAATACTTTACTGCTCATCGATTTATTGCTTGAGGACCGTTTAGATGTGGCGATTATTCGCTCGCCACGCAACATTCCAGACAGTTTAATTATTCAAGAATTATTGGCAGAGCCACTCATTGCTGCTTTGCCTTCCGAGTCTTTTCAACTCGACGATGCATCACCAGAAATTGATTTAACGGCACTACGAGAGCTTGATTTTATTGTCTCGCCGCCTTCCATTAGCGCAGGGCTTTTTGATGCGATTAAACAAGCCTGCCATGAACGCGGTTTTGAACCAAAAATTGGACAAAACGCCCCACAAATTGTGTCGATTTTATCGTTAGTATCTGCAAACTTAGGGGTGTCTTTGGTTCCCGAGTCGACCAAACAATTGCAAATACAAGGCGTGGCTTATCGCTCTTTGAAGGCGCCTGTACCTACGGTAGGTTTAGGGCTTGCTTATAAAAAACACGCCCCTTCACAAATGGCGATTAACTTTGCCAGTGTGGTGCAAGTGGCTTGTCACCACGCAGAGGAATATCAATGA
- a CDS encoding DMT family transporter, with protein sequence MNNLIIGTLFALCAAALNASIGVISKLLMHSGLSPQGIAFLKTIIAFFFLSVFLFKVPVSQQIAYISSTPSKLSVFTQIAICAFLGIFSLFFFETIAYNHGAAANVVVVLMASAAISALFFGRFILKESIYIHSLIGTLLAVAGISIISWKGENSLLMLINASIAGTGYGLFSVLVKKFKLNGGLFLTKYLLLFGSVYLAVPFLINFHSINFNSDIVLGLIGLAVLPTILGFFCTTKALSYMSAAKVQVTELSEPIFAALMAWVFIHEQPTLSFLYGAIFIIAGIFLMNKAPKISSPIH encoded by the coding sequence GTGAATAATTTAATTATTGGAACCCTATTTGCACTTTGTGCGGCTGCACTTAATGCCTCTATTGGTGTAATTAGTAAATTACTCATGCACAGCGGTTTAAGCCCACAAGGTATTGCCTTTTTAAAAACCATCATCGCCTTTTTCTTTTTAAGTGTGTTTTTATTTAAAGTTCCTGTTAGCCAACAGATTGCATACATTAGCAGCACGCCAAGTAAACTCAGCGTTTTTACTCAAATTGCCATATGTGCTTTTTTAGGAATTTTCTCGCTATTCTTTTTCGAAACCATTGCCTACAACCACGGTGCAGCAGCTAATGTTGTAGTGGTACTCATGGCTTCGGCTGCCATCTCTGCCCTATTTTTTGGTCGGTTTATTTTAAAAGAAAGTATCTACATTCATTCTCTTATTGGAACATTATTGGCTGTCGCGGGTATTAGTATTATTTCATGGAAAGGTGAAAATAGCCTTTTAATGCTGATCAATGCTTCTATTGCCGGCACAGGCTATGGCCTATTTTCGGTTTTAGTGAAAAAGTTCAAATTAAACGGCGGGCTGTTTCTAACCAAGTATTTATTGCTGTTTGGCAGTGTTTATCTTGCTGTTCCGTTTTTAATAAATTTTCACAGCATTAATTTTAATAGTGACATTGTTTTAGGCTTGATTGGTTTAGCTGTGCTGCCGACCATCCTCGGCTTTTTCTGTACCACTAAAGCGTTGTCTTATATGAGTGCCGCAAAAGTACAGGTGACCGAGCTTTCTGAACCTATTTTCGCAGCGCTTATGGCATGGGTTTTCATTCATGAACAGCCGACTTTATCGTTTTTATATGGCGCGATTTTTATTATTGCAGGCATTTTTTTAATGAACAAAGCGCCAAAAATAAGCTCGCCAATTCATTGA
- a CDS encoding aldo/keto reductase: MKYRTLGQTGEKVSALGLGCMGMSFAYGASDDTQSIATLEKALDLGINFWDTADMYGNGANEVLLSKVLEKHRDKVFLATKFGFRYKEDNLNPQNSLESYIDGSPEWIKVAVENSLKRLNTDVIDLYYAHRIDPNIPVEDTIGAMADLVKQGKVRYLGLSEASAETIRKAHAIHPIAAVQHEYSLLTREFEQTHLQTIRELGISLVPYSPLSRGLITNTLDVGSLDENDFRRQLPRYQGDNWKNNQSLAQAFSEFAQSKNATAAQLALAWILAQGEDIIPIPGTRKIERLVENAGAVDLHLTAADLAEIDAIIARYPNMGARYNAQQLAAVNH; the protein is encoded by the coding sequence ATGAAATATAGAACTTTAGGACAAACAGGCGAAAAAGTATCAGCACTTGGTTTAGGTTGCATGGGAATGAGCTTTGCCTATGGTGCCTCAGATGACACACAAAGCATTGCCACTCTAGAAAAGGCATTAGACCTCGGCATTAACTTTTGGGACACTGCCGACATGTACGGCAACGGCGCAAACGAAGTTTTGCTCTCAAAAGTTTTAGAAAAACATCGTGACAAAGTGTTCTTGGCGACCAAATTTGGCTTTCGCTATAAAGAAGACAACCTTAACCCACAAAACTCTTTAGAGTCTTATATCGACGGTTCTCCAGAGTGGATTAAAGTTGCGGTCGAAAACAGTTTAAAACGCTTAAATACAGACGTGATTGATTTGTATTATGCACACCGCATAGATCCAAACATTCCAGTTGAAGACACGATTGGCGCAATGGCTGACTTGGTGAAACAAGGTAAAGTGCGTTATTTAGGACTTAGTGAAGCTTCGGCAGAAACTATTCGTAAGGCGCATGCGATTCACCCGATTGCAGCGGTTCAACATGAATATTCGTTGCTTACCCGTGAGTTTGAGCAAACGCATTTGCAAACCATACGCGAGTTAGGCATTAGCCTTGTGCCGTATTCACCGCTATCGCGTGGTTTAATCACCAATACGCTTGATGTGGGCAGCCTAGACGAAAACGATTTCCGTCGCCAGTTACCACGCTATCAAGGTGATAACTGGAAAAATAACCAAAGCTTGGCGCAAGCATTTAGCGAGTTTGCTCAAAGCAAAAACGCAACAGCGGCTCAACTGGCTTTGGCTTGGATTTTGGCGCAAGGTGAAGACATTATTCCAATTCCGGGTACGCGTAAAATCGAGCGACTTGTGGAAAATGCGGGTGCTGTAGACCTTCATTTAACGGCAGCAGATTTGGCAGAAATCGACGCGATTATTGCGAGATATCCAAACATGGGCGCACGCTATAACGCTCAGCAACTCGCAGCGGTCAATCATTAA
- a CDS encoding helix-turn-helix domain-containing protein, translated as METIHDFYRRFSLTRDSDYSVPSTSFGHFNVFQRDACSFLTPYSRRDYYKISLVLGTGDLHYANRWIRVDRPALLFSNPMVPYAWEINSPEQAGWFCLFTEEFVNQESRQSFLKDSPLFKVDGDPLYFLNDQQVEEISFIFKKMMNEINSDYIHKYNVLRNYLHLIVHEAMKMQPTQQFEKHSNAAVRICHLFFELLERQFPIDSPHFQLKLKTANDYAYGLSVHVNHLNRAVKEATGKTTSEHISSRITQEAKALLQHTSWNISEIAYSLGFEYSAYFTNFFKKNTGFSPKKFREDCIA; from the coding sequence ATGGAAACCATACATGATTTTTATCGCCGCTTTTCTTTAACCAGAGATAGCGATTACTCGGTTCCATCGACCTCGTTTGGACATTTTAACGTGTTCCAACGTGATGCCTGCTCGTTTCTCACGCCTTATAGCCGCCGCGATTATTATAAAATTTCACTGGTTTTAGGCACAGGTGACCTTCACTACGCCAACCGCTGGATTCGAGTAGACCGCCCTGCTTTACTGTTTTCAAACCCGATGGTTCCCTATGCATGGGAAATTAATTCGCCCGAACAGGCTGGCTGGTTTTGTCTATTTACCGAAGAGTTTGTAAACCAAGAATCAAGACAAAGCTTTTTAAAAGACTCTCCACTATTTAAAGTCGACGGCGACCCGCTGTATTTTTTAAACGATCAACAAGTTGAAGAAATTTCATTTATTTTCAAAAAAATGATGAATGAAATAAATTCAGACTACATTCATAAATACAACGTTTTAAGAAACTATTTGCACCTGATTGTGCATGAAGCCATGAAAATGCAACCGACTCAACAGTTTGAAAAACATAGCAATGCTGCGGTTCGGATTTGCCATTTATTCTTTGAATTATTAGAGCGCCAGTTCCCGATCGACTCACCCCATTTTCAGCTTAAACTCAAAACTGCAAATGACTATGCCTATGGCTTGTCGGTGCATGTGAACCATTTAAACCGAGCTGTAAAAGAAGCCACAGGCAAAACCACGTCTGAGCATATTAGCTCGCGCATTACGCAAGAAGCCAAAGCGCTGCTACAACACACCAGTTGGAATATTTCCGAAATTGCCTATAGCTTAGGCTTTGAATATTCAGCATATTTCACCAATTTCTTTAAGAAAAATACGGGTTTTTCGCCTAAAAAATTCCGCGAAGATTGTATCGCCTAA